Within the Chloracidobacterium sp. genome, the region ACGGTTGGCCGCCCAGGTGCTTGAGCGCGGCGTCAAGGAGACACCAGACGCCGTAGCCGACGGCTTCGTGCGAGCCATGCGAGCCGCCCAACTCCAACGGCTTGCCGGTGACAATCGCCGTCACGGTCTGCCGGGCATGCATTGAGTACGTATCCATAATCCATGCCATCACCTGCTGGTCGGTGCTGAAGTCGGGCGCAAGGATGTCCCGTTCCGTCCCGATGATGTCGAGAATTTCCACCACGTACCGGCGGGTCAGGCGCTCAATTTCCTGACTCGACATCTGCGACGGATCGCAGATGACGCCGCCCATCGAGCCGCCAAAGGGGACATCAGCCACGGCCGCCGTCAGGGTCGCCCACAGCGCCAGCGCCCGTAGATCGTCCAGCGTCAGGTCAGGACGGTAGCGCAGCCCGCCCTGCATTGGTCCCATGGCGACGTGATGCTGGACGCGGTAGCCCGGAAAGACTTGGATTTCACCGGAGTCCATTTGAACCGGCAGGCTGACGGCCAACTCACGGCTCGGCAGCGCCAGAATCAGGCGGTAATTCGGGTCGAGGTTCAAAATATCAGCGGCGCGGTTGAAGTACATGCTCACGACGCGCGTCATGCGCGCCTTGTTGTCAGGCGTGGCGTCGAGGTTGGCGGCGTCGAGGTCGGGCAGGGAACGGGAGGAAAGCGAAAGAAGGGGATTACTCATAGGCGATTCCTTGCGGTTGTTGGTAGAAGTGCGTGC harbors:
- a CDS encoding Glu/Leu/Phe/Val dehydrogenase, which codes for MSNPLLSLSSRSLPDLDAANLDATPDNKARMTRVVSMYFNRAADILNLDPNYRLILALPSRELAVSLPVQMDSGEIQVFPGYRVQHHVAMGPMQGGLRYRPDLTLDDLRALALWATLTAAVADVPFGGSMGGVICDPSQMSSQEIERLTRRYVVEILDIIGTERDILAPDFSTDQQVMAWIMDTYSMHARQTVTAIVTGKPLELGGSHGSHEAVGYGVWCLLDAALKHLGGQPSRTRVAIQGAGRRGGAAAKLLYEAGYQVIAITDSGGGVYRPDGLNVPDVLEYFARTHSLTGYREADAISDAELLTLDCDVLVPAYLQNQITADNVNHLRCRILCEAAYGATTVEASQTLENSDIYVIPAIMGESGGIIVRYFEWVQNRIGFRWRRHVVLERLRDYVTRMYHNVVKTGEMYGVSLRDAAYILGVRQMGRDLALRGIYA